A genomic segment from Aspergillus puulaauensis MK2 DNA, chromosome 1, nearly complete sequence encodes:
- a CDS encoding uncharacterized protein (COG:G;~EggNog:ENOG410Q56S;~InterPro:IPR020846,IPR011701,IPR036259;~PFAM:PF07690;~TransMembrane:12 (i43-60o83-103i115-132o144-164i176-195o207-229i283-308o314-336i348-367o373-395i407-428o440-461i);~go_function: GO:0022857 - transmembrane transporter activity [Evidence IEA];~go_process: GO:0055085 - transmembrane transport [Evidence IEA]) yields the protein MRGTTTTADEKQDLAHLEDTLKHDDEAAERFSPKKAASIRRRIDFRLIPCLGLMYFVSLMDRKNVANAAIAGMREDLDMLDGYRYSLMTLVFFITYTILQPPMTLVCRKIGPRNFLPAICFLWGVVIIGFGFSKEWTTLVALRLVLGILEAGYFPGCVYLLSTWYTRFEVARRYSAFYLIGSFGSACSGIIAYGLMQMEGVEGLRGWRWIFIIEGVITCAIAIIAYIFIIRFPDEERERPSSHFLKSDECQFIIDRLEHDRGDVEIEEFNLVKYLKPALHPEVWGFAFIFFCTTTVSYAFAYFLPIILRENLKFSLAASQCLIAPPYAFAAILMYATAWVGDRYRVRGVIIVVNSLIAVIGLPIMGFHPSPSVRYFGVFLAVGGTNANVPATMTYQANNIRGQWKRAFCSATLTGMGGIGGVAGSLVFRSQDRPDYMPGMVATIVCNGAVVLTVAVLTVYFRRSNKKADQGEKVIDDDPNFRYTV from the exons ATGCGTGGCACTACGACCACCGCAGATGAGAAACAAGATCTCGCTCATCTCGAAGACACTCTCAAAcacgacgatgaagccgcTGAACGATTCAGTCCCAAGAAGGCTGCGTCCATCAGGCGTCGAATCGACTTTCGGCTGATCCCCTGCCTGGGTCTTATGTACTTCGTTTCGCTGATGGATCGAAAGAACGTCGCAAATGCAGCCATCGCCGGAATGAGGGAGGACCTCGACATGCTGGATGGGTATCGATATAGCCTGATGACactggtcttcttcatcacctACACTAttctccagcctccaatGACGCTTGTATGTCGCAAGATTGGCCCGCGCAACTTCTTGCCGGCGATCTGTTTCCTGTGGGGTGTTGTCATTATTGGCTTTGGGTTTAGCAAGGAGTGGACTACTCTGGTGGCCTTGAGACTTGTCCTGGGGATTCTCGAGGCAGGGTACTTTCCAGGCTGTGTTTATCTTTTGTCAACTTGGTATACTCGAT TCGAGGTTGCACGGCGGTATTCCGCTTTCTATCTCATTGGCAGTTTCGGATCTGCATGTTCCGGAATCATTGCTTATGGCTTGATGCAAATGGAAGGCGTGGAGGGTCTTCGTGGCTGGAGATG GATTTTCATTATAGAGGGCGTC ATTACCTGCGCAATTGCTATCATCGcatatatttttattatccGCTTTCCAgacgaagagcgagaacGTCCGTCCTCGCACTTCTTGAAATCGGACGAATGCCAGTTCATCATTGACCGGCTGGAACACGACCGAGGAGACGTGGAAATTGAAGAATTCAACTTAGTGAAATACCTCAAGCCGGCTCTGCACCCAGAGGTCTGGGGATTTGCGTTTATCTTCTT CTGCACGACAACCGTCTCGTACGCATTTGCAT ActtcctccccatcatcctGCGTGAAAACCTGAAATTCAGTCTGGCGGCGTCCCAGTGCCTTATTGCGCCGCCCTATGCATTTGCGGCAATTCTGATGTATGCTACAGCCTGGGTGGGAGATCGGTACCGGGTTCGCGGCGTCATCATTGTGGTGAACAGCCTGATTGCGGTCATTGGGCTCCCTATAATGGGATTCCATCCGAGCCCGTCAGTCAGATACTTTGGTGTGTTTCTGGCGGTTGGCGGGACAAACGCTAATGTCCCGGCTACCATGACATATCAG GCAAACAACATCCGCGGCCAGTGGAAGCGGGCGTTTTGCTCTGCGACGTTGACTGGCATGGGCGGCATTGGAGGCGTCGCAGGCAGTCTTGTATTCCGAAGTCAAGATCGACCGGATTACATGCCTGGGATGGTGGCAACGATCGT TTGCAATGGTGCCGTAGTCCTTACCGTTGCTGTTCTCACTGTGTACTTCAGAAGGTCGAACAAGAAAGCCGACCAGGGAGAAAAGGTTATCGACGACGATCCGAATTTCAGGTATACTGTGTGA
- a CDS encoding DSD1 family PLP-dependent enzyme (COG:E;~EggNog:ENOG410PVY9;~InterPro:IPR026956,IPR029066,IPR042208,IPR001608;~PFAM:PF01168,PF14031) yields the protein MYNPTTGSSLSTLDTPSMLVDLDLMEANITNLFTTLLPTGRSIRPHLKTTKSAILARRLVAAGAKGCCVAKVSEAEAITAAGFDDILITCEIVGKPKVARLVELFKKHRAVRIVVDSEVGASGIENALAESGIEGRIDVLVDLDVGLNRTGVAPGAALALAKHIATLPHLRLIGVQGYEGHLQHLHDRDDRRAQCLESMRILTSTAEKLRNAGFNIEVVTTGGTGTAEFCATVPGVTELQPGSFIFMDTDYRNAVGSFYSNSLTILATVVSRQGERKVTIDAGLKSLTTDSGLAECKDRRYKHENLGDEHGALTWEEGTPALSVGDRVEMVPSHIDPTINLHDFYYAHRKGVIEEIWPVDSRGRVQ from the coding sequence ATGTATAATCCCACTACCGGCTCCAGCCTCTCCACCCTCGACACCCCCTCCATGCtggtcgacctcgacctAATGGAAGCCAACATCACCAACCTCttcaccaccctcctcccaaCAGGCCGCAGCATCCGCCCCCACCTCAAAACCACAAAAAGCGCCATCCTCGCCCGGCGCCTCGTCGCCGCTGGCGCAAAGGGGTGCTGCGTCGCCAAAGTctccgaagccgaagccatCACCGCAGCCGGCTTCGACGATATCCTGATCACCTGTGAGATTGTCGGGAAGCCCAAGGTCGCGCGGCTTGTGGAGTTATTCAAGAAACATCGCGCGGTCAGGATTGTCGTGGATAGCGAGGTTGGGGCGTCTGGAATTGAGAACGCGCTGGCGGAATCGGGGATTGAAGGGAGGATTGATGTTCTGGTGGATTTGGATGTTGGGTTGAATCGTACCGGTGTGGCTCCCGGGGCGGCGCTGGCGCTTGCGAAGCATATCGCTACTCTTCCGCATCTGCGTTTGATCGGGGTTCAGGGGTATGAAGGGCATTTGCAGCATCTTCATGATCGGGACGACCGGCGGGCGCAGTGTCTTGAGTCGATGCGGATTCTTACGAGTACTGCGGAGAAGCTACGCAACGCGGGGTTCAATATCGAGGTTGTTACGACGGGGGGGACAGGGACGGCGGAGTTCTGCGCGACAGTTCCTGGAGTTACGGAGCTGCAGCCCGGCTCGTTCATTTTCATGGATACGGACTACCGGAATGCAGTGGGGTCGTTCTATTCGAATAGTTTGACGATTCTGGCTACGGTTGTTAGTCGGCAGGGCGAGCGGAAGGTTACGATTGATGCTGGGTTGAAGTCTCTCACCACGGATAGTGGGTTGGCGGAGTGTAAGGATCGGAGGTATAAGCATGAGAATCTGGGTGATGAGCATGGGGCGTTgacttgggaggaggggacTCCTGCGTTGAGTGTTGGTGACAGGGTTGAGATGGTTCCCAGCCATATTGACCCGACTATCAACCTGCATGACTTTTACTATGCTCATCGGAAGGGTGTTATTGAGGAGATCTGGCCGGTTGATTCGAGGGGACGGGTGCAGTAG
- a CDS encoding uncharacterized protein (COG:S;~EggNog:ENOG410PYUJ), with translation MANISTKPRYLQTISPFRNLPEIPESDHHSRTSRHILTTTIYTKRAQLFTRGILMAPEHHLSSSTPAHALNGWPRITQSSPVRDPGPGMDYERCAALHNELLTRAVKGCGGEMPPEPLTWWEARAPSEEVANSLHPSLMEFLKRAWDEDVLPPHYRLFAFLGALKFPHHMRDHMDAYEDEDEEGRFIKLYESSHYRVADDEGIFFDQMTLKATFIEDINDTRLITRHQWSWMPLEVILDSYLQMIDEGKAQAVSEDQAKLLKMDFLYCIMEPWIIHQYTKTDLERATTAFKRLVAAIEVRIPPTDDPTTPMTLPWHDPATFENQDLLPPLSFAHEFLKSISNCTVRFRYIAPGIRFPTVLEFQDQPITDFATSPHNHLGQYPGNCPLRIFQVDDAEHRQPVTYGKHLGLRDIAAGFYIHPVVQQWPQFWSNVCRLLLPFAIGGSGWALMSNGQPFGITDSDYVDEYPEPRDTHGELYQVGTTNGITNCSRVQIDKVLNNWADRVEMGDWEADGDGVAGGIGRFREADTEDHWHRYWIPPSW, from the exons ATGGCCAACATTTCTACTAAGCCACGTTATTTGCAGACGATATCCCCATTCCGCAACTTGCCAGAGATTCCTGAATCTGATCACCATTCCCGTACCAGTCGCCACATCTTAACTACTACCATCTATACCAAACGAGCTCAGCTATTCACCCGCGGTATCTTGATGGCCCCCGAGCATCACTTGTCCTCGTCAACCCCAGCTCACGCCCTCAATGGATGGCCCCGCATAACTCAGTCCAGCCCAGTCCGAGACCCTGGGCCTGGAATGGACTACGAGCGCTGTGCAGCTCTCCATAATGAGCTTCTGACAAGAGCCGTCAAAGGCTGTGGCGGCGAGATGCCCCCGGAGCCTCTAACCTGGTGGGAGGCCAGGGCGCCTTCTGAGGAAGTTGCCAACAGCCTCCACCCGTCCTTGATGGAGTTCCTGAAGCGTGCTTGGGATGAGGACGTGCTGCCTCCTCACTATAGGctttttgcctttcttggGGCACTGAAGTTTCCGCATCACATGCGGGATCATATGGATGCgtacgaggatgaggatgaagagggaaGGTTTATCAAACTGTATGAGTCTAGTCACTACCGAGTCGCAGATGATGAGGGGATTTT CTTCGACCAGATGACTCTGAAAGCAACCTTTATTGAAGATATCAATGATACCAGGCTCATCACCAGGCACCAATGGAGCTGGATGCCTCTAGAAGTCATTCTAGATTCATATCTTCAGATGATCGACGAAGGAAAGGCGCAGGCTGTTTCCGAAGATCAGGCAAAGCTACTCAAGATGGACTTTCTGTATTGCATAATGGAACCCTGGATAATTCACCAATACACGAAAACAGACCTAGAAAGGGCAACCACTGCCTTCAAGCGTCTCGTAGCAGCGATCGAGGTTCGAATCCCGCCAACAGACGATCCCACTACTCCCATGACCCTGCCATGGCACGATCCAGCAACATTCGAAAACCAGgaccttctccctcccctgTCGTTTGCCCACGAGTTCCTAAAATCCATTTCCAACTGCACCGTCCGATTCCGTTACATCGCGCCAGGGATCCGATTCCCTACTGTCCTGGAATTCCAGGACCAACCCATCACGGACTTTGCTACGTCGCCACATAACCACCTCGGCCAGTACCCCGGAAACTGCCCTCTGCGCATCTTCCAGGTCGACGATGCAGAGCATCGCCAGCCTGTAACATACGGTAAGCATCTCGGCCTCCGCGATATCGCTGCCGGATTCTACATCCATCCCGTTGTACAGCAATGGCCACAGTTCTGGAGCAATGTATGTCGACTTCTATTGCCCTTTGCCATTGGAGGTTCCGGATGGGCTCTAATGTCGAATGGACAACCATTCGGGATAACCGACTCCGACTATGTGGACGAATACCCAGAGCCTCGTGATACTCATGGGGAGTTGTATCAGGTTGGGACTACAAATGGGATTACGAACTGTAGTCGGGTGCAGATAGACAAGGTGCTGAATAACTGGGCTGATCGGGTTGAGATGGGCGATTGGGAggcggatggagatggggttGCTGGGGGTATTGGCAGGTTTCGAGAGGCGGATACAGAGGATCATTGGCATAGATATTGGATTCCACCATCGTGGTGA
- a CDS encoding uncharacterized protein (COG:T;~EggNog:ENOG410PW4Q;~InterPro:IPR000719,IPR011009,IPR017441;~PFAM:PF00069;~go_function: GO:0004672 - protein kinase activity [Evidence IEA];~go_function: GO:0005524 - ATP binding [Evidence IEA];~go_process: GO:0006468 - protein phosphorylation [Evidence IEA]), producing MSLDEIEKPERYCPGGYHPISTGDHLSGRYDVVHKLGFGTYSTTWLAKERTLEKYVAIKIAVAGADIREGKILNTLAFSQPDFSEPISRLIPQVLDTFSLNGPNGKHQCLVTEPGMMSIAEAKDASYSRTFRMAVARAIAAQVIQAVVLLHHRGVVRADLHPGNIMLHLPHNIDRLSPEQLYEKYGHPTLEPFERLDGKPLSHNIPSHGVVPIWLGKDSDLVSLSEAKVFIADFGESFLPCTTQRYYSNTPAVLAPPEIYFLLNEPLSFPSDIWTLACTLWDILGQRPVFEGFNPSSDWMIKEHVDSLGKLPSEWWRTWDGRGRWFTEEGKRISEGAGRSLIDRFVDSIQEPRRGSTAEIAEDEIRALLAMFRGMLAFQPDERLTAREIMESEWVQRWALPCLEVA from the exons ATGTCTCTCGATGAGATAGAAAAGCCCGAGCGTTATTGCCCTGGCGGATATCACCCTATATCTACTGGCGACCATCTGAGTGGCCGTTACGATGTCGTCCATAAGCTCGGCTTTGGTACGTATTCGACAACCTGGCTGGCGAAAGAGAGAACTCTGGAGAAGTACGTGGCCATCAAGATTGCCGTTGCCGGAGCAGATATACGAGAGGGAAAGATACTTAATACCTTGGCTTTCTCACAGCCAGATTTCTCAGAGCCAATCTCCAGGCTGATCCCTCAAGTGCTGGATACGTTTTCCCTTAATGGGCCTAATGGAAAGCACCAGTGTCTTGTTACGGAGCCGGGGATGATGAGCATAGCTGAGGCGAAGGATGCGTCATATAGTAGGACTTTTAGAATGGCCGTGGCTAGGGCGATTGCAGCGCAGGTTATACAAGCTGTTGTTTTGCTGCACCACCGCGGCGTAGTTCGTGCTG ACCTACACCCTGGCAATATCATGCTGCACTTGCCGCACAACATAGACAGGCTTTCCCCGGAGCAGTTATATGAAAAATACGGACACCCTACTCTCGAACCATTCGAGCGTCTCGACGGCAAGCCACTCTCCCACAACATTCCTTCTCACGGCGTTGTACCCATCTGGCTAGGGAAAGACAGCGACCTGGTCTCCCTCTCCGAAGCGAAAGTGTTCATCGCTGATTTCGGAGAATCATTCCTGCCATGCACTACTCAACGGTACTATTCCAATACACCTGCTGTCCTTGCACCTCCGGAGATCTACTTTCTCCTAAATGAACCCTTGTCGTTTCCGTCTGATATATGGACCCTCGCGTGTACTCTGTGGGATATATTAGGCCAAAGACCAGTGTTTGAGGGGTTTAACCCGTCCAGCGACTGGATGATAAAAGAACATGTGGATTCACTAGGTAAGTTACCGTCTGAGTGGTGGCGGACATGGGatgggagggggagatggTTTACTGAGGAGGGCAAAAGAATATCTGAAGGAGCAGGGAGATCATTAATTGATCGGTTTGTTGATTCTATACAGGAGCCGCGGCGGGGAAGTACAGCAGAGATCGCAGAAGATGAGATCAGGGCCCTGCTTGCTATGTTCAGGGGGATGCTGGCTTTTCAGCCGGATGAAAGACTCACTGCAAGGGAAATCATGGAGTCTGAGTGGGTGCAGAGGTGGGCTTTGCCGTGCTTGGAAGTAGCATAG
- a CDS encoding amidohydrolase (COG:S;~EggNog:ENOG410PJKU;~InterPro:IPR011059,IPR013108,IPR032466;~PFAM:PF07969;~go_function: GO:0016810 - hydrolase activity, acting on carbon-nitrogen (but not peptide) bonds [Evidence IEA]) has protein sequence MSRAAAYVHGHVYTVDEKQPWAEAFIVSASGHFEAVGTNNEVLDLAKEQSLSIHDLNGVFVMPGIHDAHTHLLLASMQKLNEIDIGSESTAATIAANIKKGQSACVCAQSHVRGDWLIANFYAGENFPDGKMDRKYLDDAFPDRPLLIRDISCHNVVLNSAGLGRAGYDAQDKEDPPGGKYVRRPNGSLTGELVEAATAQAWTRLPQPPVSFVKEAILYGIRMSHRFGITSVQEASANTVYLHVLRELEQENQLRMQIFPHIVHAPETFAAEGQETLHRLIDVAEEFSSEHVDARFVKFWMDGAPIPPHFTHCDLGPDGSPDEDKLLVGFDTLLSALTQHDSRGMTCKIHCAGEGSVRRALDVLQIVRQSNPTGPRHELAHCNAIQRDDIPRMAKLRITAEMSPAIFHDTSLTAHFPHIFQWPFKELNDAGVHVTVGSDWILPPTPDIFPALAAIVERFGPEPGKTAKEVGGERICRIITLSGAEAVDKAMEMGSIRVGKQANFIAVDRDLSRGEFADAKVLKTWFQGEVVWEDELSDLVLAALP, from the exons ATGAGCCGAGCAGCAGCCTATGTACACGGCCACGTGTACACCGTGGACGAGAAGCAGCCATGGGCTGAGGCATTCATTGTATCCGCATCAGGCCACTTCGAAGCAGTTGGAACAAATAACGAGGTTCTAGATCTGGCCAAGGAACAGAGTCTGTCCATCCATGACTTGAATGGTGTCTTCGTGATGCCCGGGATCCACGACGCACATACCCACCTCCTACTAGCCTCGATGCAGAAGCTCAATGAAATTGATATCGGATCAGAGAGTACAGCCGCCACCATTGCGGCGAATATCAAAAAAGGACAGTCTGCTTGTGTCTGTGCCCAAAGCCACGTTCGGGGAGACTGGCTCATTGCAAACTTCTACGCTGGAGAGAACTTCCCGGACGGGAAGATGGACCGCAAGTACCTGGATGATGCGTTCCCGGACCGACCATTACTCATTCGTGATATATCGTGCCACAATGTTGTCCTGAATAGTGCCGGCCTGGGGAGAGCTGGCTACGATGCTCAGGATAAAGAGGACCCTCCAGGCGGGAAGTACGTACGCCGACCAAACGGGAGTCTGACAGGGGAGTTGGTAGaagcagccacagcccaGGCTTGGACTAGGCTCCCTCAACCACCAGTCTCGTTCGTAAAGGAAGCCATCCTGTACGGGATACGCATGTCTCATAGATTTGGAATCACTTCGGTGCAAGAGGCGTCCGCAAACACAGTCTATCTACATGTCTTGCGCGAGTTGGAGCAGGAAAACCAACTCCGGATGCAGATTTTCCCTCATATTGTTCATGCGCCGGAGACATTTGCTGCTGAAGGCCAAGAGACATTGCACCGGTTAATTGACGTTGCTGAGGAATTTTCTAGCGAGCATGTTGACGCTCGGTTCGTCAAGTTCTGGATGGACGGTGCTCCGATACCACCCCATTTTACACACTGTGATTTGGGCCCTGATGGTTCCCCTGACGAGGATAAGTTACTGGTGGGTTTCGATACATTGCTAAGTGCCTTGACGCAGCACGATTCAAGAGGCATGACCTGTAAGATTCATTGTGCCGGGGAAGGTTCTGTCAGGCGAGCACTGGACGTACTGCAGATAGTCCGGCAATCGAATCCTACAGGCCCGCGTCATGAACTGGCACACTGTAACGCGATTCAAAGAG ATGATATTCCCCGAATGGCAAAACTCCGAATCACAGCCGAGATGTCACCAGCAATATTCCACGATACAAGCCTGACAGCGCACTTTCCACATATCTTCCAATGGCCGTTCAAGGAGCTGAACGACGCAGGAGTTCATGTTACTGTGGGTTCTGACTGGATCCTGCCTCCAACACCGGACATCTTCCCTGCATTGGCAGCAATCGTGGAAAGATTTGGTCCGGAGCCAGGCAAAACAGCAAAGGAAGTTGGGGGAGAGAGGATCTGTCGCATAATCACGCTTTCTGGTGCGGAGGCAGTAGACAAGGCAATGGAGATGGGCAGCATTCGAGTTGGCAAACAGGCGAATTTTATAGCCGTTGATCGAGACTTGAGCCGCGGTGAATTTGCCGACGCGAAAGTGCTGAAAACGTGGTTCCAGGGAGAGGTTGTCTGGGAGGATGAATTGTCTGATCTTGTTCTGGCAGCTTTACCTTGA
- a CDS encoding molybdenum cofactor biosynthesis F family protein (COG:S;~EggNog:ENOG410PVCV;~InterPro:IPR012674,IPR024724,IPR035348;~PFAM:PF10703,PF17409) has protein sequence MTTTETPGYIPISEWPSLEALAVGYGEHLMTESSQLSGKHVDLVFSDSSRITHHFIDSNTLKWEVVGAGQSGNAEYKAFEVRPNIFFVDFYKPDHDEQVSLVLNLSTGQAIAGTSSFRMVNSQKRTWTKFADASIGDTSVTPFQPTDDLIGKHILYSYTPRDAYEHIYLNQGTFTWHCLSGTEKGLADTEPCKMLRLADKLYLLFWSEKIMPVESVVVVDLEKMRSTGRFFCWDPKPAKRVQMSFGSYATVLAETSAAAVVSRLSNA, from the coding sequence ATGACCACCACTGAAACCCCCGGCTACATTCCCATCTCGGAGTGGCCAAGCCTCGAGGCTCTTGCTGTCGGCTACGGCGAGCACTTGATGACTGAATCCTCCCAACTGAGTGGAAAACACGTCGATCTGGTCTTCAGTGATAGCTCGCGAATCACACACCATTTCATTGATAGCAACACGCTGAAGTGGGAGGTGGTAGGAGCTGGGCAGAGCGGCAATGCAGAATACAAGGCCTTCGAAGTACGGCCGaatatcttcttcgtcgactTCTACAAACCAGACCACGACGAGCAGGTCAGCCTCGTCCTCAATCTAAGCACCGGCCAGGCTATAGCTGGTACCTCCAGCTTCCGCATGGTGAATAGCCAGAAGAGAACGTGGACCAAGTTCGCTGATGCCTCTATCGGCGACACCTCGGTCACTCCGTTTCAACCCACCGACGACCTGATCGGTAAACATATCCTGTATAGCTATACCCCCCGGGACGCATATGAACATATCTACCTGAACCAGGGCACATTCACGTGGCACTGCTTGAGCGGGACCGAGAAAGGGCTTGCAGATACCGAGCCCTGCAAGATGCTGAGACTGGCGGATAAGCTGTACCTGCTCTTCTGGAGCGAGAAGATCATGCCAGTGGAatctgtggtggtggttgatcTTGAAAAGATGCGTTCTACAGGCCGTTTCTTCTGCTGGGATCCAAAGCCGGCAAAGAGAGTGCAGATGTCGTTTGGTTCTTACGCAACTGTTCTTGCTGAGACtagtgctgctgctgtggtgTCTCGACTGTCCAACGCCTGA
- a CDS encoding ketopantoate reductase family protein (COG:G;~EggNog:ENOG410PITC;~InterPro:IPR003710,IPR013752,IPR036291,IPR013332, IPR008927,IPR013328;~PFAM:PF02558,PF08546;~TransMembrane:1 (i7-24o);~go_function: GO:0008677 - 2-dehydropantoate 2-reductase activity [Evidence IEA];~go_function: GO:0016491 - oxidoreductase activity [Evidence IEA];~go_process: GO:0015940 - pantothenate biosynthetic process [Evidence IEA];~go_process: GO:0055114 - oxidation-reduction process [Evidence IEA]) — MSEPVDILLYGLGAIGSFYAFILSRSDRVRLTVLARSNYDSVQKNGILLQSQNHGEHRFHPHNVIKSIDEVSGPFDYVVCAHKAIDQEAVAARLQPAISDKTTIVIIQNGVGNEEPFRANFPNSSIISCVTWVGARQTSPGIVEHTKSEDMQIGLFPNPNLDTSLEKQRLDTFSSLLQTGKTRFQVLDDIQRKRWEKVVWNAAWNSLTTLTLLDTQSWLHSSSDATPLTLRLMREVIDVGRRCGVGLEYTLIDELMRKINAVPGIGSSMQTDCKEGRPLEVDVILGFPVRKAREFGMETPILDVIYALVVAVDVRLRASL; from the exons ATGAGTGAGCCGGTAGATATTCTTCTTTATGGCCTCGGAGC CATCGGCTCCTTCTACGCTTTTATTCTCAGTCGGAGTGACCGAGTGCGCTTGACCGTGCTCGCCCGATCGAATTACGACTCTGTACAGAAGAAT GGAATTCTCCTCCAAAGCCAGAACCACGGCGAGCACAGATTCCACCCTCATAACG TAATCAAATCCATCGATGAAGTATCAGGCCCATTCGACTACGTCGTTTGCGCGCATAAAGCAATCGACCAAGAGGCCGTGGCAGCACGACTCCAACCCGCCATCAGCGACAAAACCACCATCGTAATCATCCAGAACGGTGTCGGAAACGAAGAGCCATTCCGGGCTAACTTCCCTAACTCGTCTATTATTTCCTGTGTG ACATGGGTCGGCGCAAGACAAACCAGTCCCGGGATCGTAGAGCATACGAAATCCGAAGATATGCAAATCGGGCTATTCCCGAACCCTAATCTCGATACCTCACTAGAGAAACAGCGTCTAGATACATTCTCCTCGCTCCTGCAGACCGGCAAAACCCGCTTCCAGGTGCTAGACGATATCCAGCGCAAACGGTGGGAAAAAGTTGTCTGGAACGCAGCGTGGAACTCACTTACGACCTTGACATTGCTCGATACGCAGAGCTGGCTTCATTCTAGCTCCGATGCCACGCCTCTAACTCTGCGTCTGATGCGGGAGGTTATTGACGTGGGACGTCGATGTGGGGTGGGTCTGGAATATACTCTGATTGATGAGCTTATGAGGAAGATTAATGCCGTGCCTGGGATTGGGAGTAGTATGCAGACAGACTGCAAGGAGGGAAGACcgctggaggttgatgtgATACTGGGGTTTCCGGTCCGAAAGGCGAGGGAGTTTGGTATGGAGACGCCTATACTTGATGTGATATATGCTTTGGtggttgctgttgatgttaGACTGAGAGCTTCTCTATAG